One part of the Ursus arctos isolate Adak ecotype North America unplaced genomic scaffold, UrsArc2.0 scaffold_20, whole genome shotgun sequence genome encodes these proteins:
- the SH3BP5 gene encoding SH3 domain-binding protein 5 isoform X3, producing the protein MLNHATQRVMEAEQTKTRSELVHKETAARYNAAMGRMRQLEKKLKRAINKSKPYFELKAKYYVQLEQLKKTVDDLQAKLALAKGEYKTALKNLEMISDEIHERRRSSAMGPRGCGVGAEGSSTSVEDLSGSKPEPDAVSVASEAFEDDNCSNFVSEDDSETQSVSSFSSGPTSPSEMPDQFPAVVRPGSLDLPSPVSLSEFGIMFPVLGPRSECSGASSPECEVERGDRAEGAENKTSDKANNNRSLSNGGGGKSRSGAAREGQALESRMKQLSLQCSKGRDGLSADRKMVQIG; encoded by the exons GTCATGGAGGCGGAGCAGACCAAGACGAGGAGCGAGCTGGTGCACAAGGAGACGGCGGCCAGGTACAACGCGGCCATGGGCCGCATGCGGCAGCTGGAGAAGAAACTCAAGAGGGCCATCAACAAGTCCAA GCCTTATTTTGAACTCAAGGCAAAGTACTACGTGCAGCTTGAG CAACTGAAGAAGACTGTGGATGACCTGCAGGCCAAACTGGCCCTGGCGAAAGGCGAGTACAAGACGGCCCTGAAGAACCTGGAGATGATCTCAGACGAGATCCACGAGCGGCGGCGCTCCAGCGCCATGGGGCCTCGGGGCTGCGGCGTGGGGGCTGAGGGCAGCAGCACGTCTGTGGAGGACCTGTCAGGGAGCAAGCCTGAGCCAGATGCCGTTTCTG tgGCCTCTGAGGCCTTTGAAGATGACAACTGCAGCAACTTCGTGTCTGAAGACGACTCGGAAACCCAGTCGGTATCCAGCTTTAGTTCGGGGCCGACGAGCCCATCAGAGATGCCTGACCAGTTCCCCGCAGTCGTGCGGCCCGGCAGCCTGGACCTGCCCAGCCCCGTGTCTCTGTCGGAGTTTGGGATCATGTTCCCGGTGTTGGGCCCTCGCAGCGAGTGCAGTGGAGCCTCCTCCCCCGAGTGTGAGGTGGAACGAG GAGAcagggcagaaggggcagagaatAAAACAAGTGACAAAGCCAACAACAACCGCAGTCTCAGCAACGGCGGCGGCGGCAAGAGCCGAAGTGGCGCCGCCCGCGAGGGCCAGGCCCTGGAGAGCAGGATGAAGCAGCTCTCCCTCCAGTGCTCCAAGGGGAGAGACGGGCTCAGTGCCGACAGAAAGATGGTGCAGATCGGCTGA